The window GTCTAGGGAACATATCAGCAAAATCTGAGCTAACTGAAAGGAGTGCAGTATGGGAAGCTGAACCCCTGGAGTCTAGGAAGTTGAGCCCCTAGAAGTATCTGAGTAGAGCGATGGGATACAAGCAACTTGATGGACAGTATTGGTGCTAACTGAGCATCTAGACGAGTAGAGATTTGGAGAGAGGTTTTAGAGAAACCAAGCAAAGTTTTGTCCTAGTGGTGAATCCGCTCAGGGGTGACCAGAGAGTCATCTCGGATATCCCAGTTGGACTTGGCCACTCTTCCTATCTTAGGCAACCCGATTGGGACCAATCAAGTCGACCCCTCCGGAGTTCGACCTCCCTATCAACAAGAATATTGACATCCCTGGCTTACGTGGAAGTTTCCGATACTCCCCGTATCACACATCTTCAAGATAAAAGGTTACGTTGCCCACACCTTTCGAGAGAGAAACGACTATGTTATCTATGTCTTCCGGAAGCAACGACTCAATGAGCCGTGTAATATGTGAACTTCATCCAAGGAAATTCAGGTGAGTCGAGCCAGAGGAGTCGGCCGAGCCAAGTCCTTAGTGTTGGAGTAGACCGAGTCGGAGAAGTCGGGTGAACCGAGTTCAAAGTATTATGATAAATTGAACCAGAGGAGTCGGTCGAGCCGATTCCCTAGTGTTAATATAGACCGAGCTGAAAGAGTTGATTAGTCTAGATCCATTTTAACTTTCACTCTTATTTAACCTACCTAGGAGCGAAGTCGGACCTCACCTCATGTATGCCTTTGTCACGTGCATAAGTAGTTAAAAGTGTTGTATTTGATGAGAAGAAAACATATATTGACCTTTGATGTGATTGTTGAAGGAAGCAGGGTGACCCAAgcattcgtgaacaagcttggtgttcggcttggtaagaacttatttatgttcgtttaatatacataagattaattaaacaaacaagcttgaacagctcgttaagctaaacaaacaaacttgaacacatatgtgttcagttcgttaacgttcgtgaacaacgttcgtgaacaatgttcacgaaccatatttattaataaaattctttcaatatgctaaataaataataaaataaaataaataaatttaaattatcaatcttaataaccaatcaaacaattaaaagtttcaaacaatcaaacaagcttaaattaagagcttgataacatctaaacgaaccaagctcaagccaagctcgaaccaagcccaagccaagctcaagtcaagcttgaattgagagcttgataacatctaaacgaaccaaactgaagccaagcttcaaacaagctcaagctcataaaaaataaaccaaggcaagcttgaacactcatttcaaaagcttggttcattttaagttcggctcggctcggttatcttatcaaacaagcttgaacaccctaaagctcggctcgactcggctcgTTTATAACCCTACCTGTCACAGGGTCAACGCGGAGGAGGTAAATTAAGGATGACTACTAATCTTTGAAATAGTCACTAACACATGAAGAAAATATTTATCTTGATTATACTAAAATTCAAACTCTAAATTTTATGATTAAAATATCTCATGCACTATCCATTAGATTGTCCCGAGAAAATTATTGTCGAAAGAAGTACGGTCATGAAGAAAGTTGGCATTGAAGTCAATCATGCAGGCATGCTGAAAATGTCTTTTCATATCGTGAAACAAAAGAAAGTGCATGCGTAATCATGATCAGCTCGACCGGTTCCTTAACTTGGTGGACTAACCTTTTATGGTTTAGTTTGGAGGCCAAATTCCAACAACTCTGCAGGGAGAATcaaagaaaaacaaaattaaaCCGTGTCCTATAGCAGTCCGGATTTAATGTATAGGTGAAGTGGTTGAGCAACATGAACGCATATACAGATGATCGCCGAGTCAAATAGTTCTGTTAGTTTCTTGTTTTAACTAGCAAATCTAAAAAAGATACGAGATGTTGCCATTGATTTGGTTTCTGTGTTCTTCTTCAATTtgctttttaaaaaatcaaaaatttccTATATAAACTCCATTCCGATTGCCAGATTTAGATTGAGCGAGGAGTAGAGTGCCAGTGGGGAATCGGTTCCAGAATCGAAAATGGTTAACTGGGTCGAGGCACAGAAGCCGCTCCTCCACTGGCTGGTTCACCGGGCGGGCCTCCGGCAGCAAGCTATCGAGATCGAGCCCGGCACCGTCATGTGCATGTGGGTTCCCAAGCACAAGGCCACCAACAAGAAGGCGGTGGTACCGGAAGCAGCAGCAATAACCAAGACGGCCTTCCCCGCCGCCCCGGCCAACGCCGCCACCTCCGCCAGTGAGAAGCCGGCGGTGGTCCTGGTGCACGGCTTCGCCACTGAGGGGATCGTGACGTGGCAGTTCCAGTTCGGGGCATTGACGAGCCAGTACGACGTGTACGTGCCCGACCTCTTCTTCTTCGGCGGCTCCACCACCGCCTCCGCCGACCGCTCCCCGGGCTTccaggccgagtgcctcgccgcGGCGCTGAGCAGGCTCGGCGTCGAGCGGTGCACCGCAGTGGGGTTCAGCTACGGCGGGATGGTGGCGTTCAAGATGGCGGAGCGGTGGCCGTCGCTGGTGACGTCGCTGGTCGTCTCCGGCTCCGTCTTCGCCATGACGGACTCGATCGGCAAGGCCACGCTGGACCAGCTCGGCTTCGCCTCCTCGTCGGAGCTCCTAATGCCGGAGTCCATCAAGGGACTCAAGGCCCTCCTCTCCATCTCCATGCACAAGAAGCTCTGGTTCCCCGACTTCCTCTACAGGGATTTCCTGGAGGTTCTTAATTCTTATTCCAATTTAATCCATATATTTTACAAAATAGCGATCTAAAATTGTTCATCCGTGAACAGATCATGTTCAGCAACAGGAAGGAGAGAGCAGAGCTACTGGAAGGTTTGGTGATCAGCAACCAAGACGCCAAAGTGCCCACTTTGGATCAGGTTAATTAGTTTACTTAACACACACAAGTTGAAATTAACACAATTTAGTTTTTGACAAACATTCTTCTGAATTGCTTGACAGAGAATCCTGTTATTGTGGGGAGAGAATGACAACATATTTAACTTAGAGCTTGCCAAGAAGATGAAAGAGTGAGATAATCAGTTATAATCAGGAAGCAATTACTACATGCATCTACTTCTTTTTAACgtgtttttttttctccttcgCTTTTGGACAATGCAATGCAGACAACTGGGCGAGAAGGCTACTGTGGAAATCATAGAGAACGCAGGGCATCTTGTTCACGTCGAGAGGCCGTGTGTTTACAATCTCCACCTAAAGAAATTCCTTGAACTCGTCAATTCTGAAGACGCCAAGAACTGACTGCATAATCCTCATGATTCAATTACATGTTTGTGAACCACATTATTATTGTTTGTATTGTCTCTAAATTGTGAGAATAATCGAAAGTTTTGGAATGTTATTAAGGATATAATTTTTATCTCTTTCGATTTCTTCTTTTATGATATTTGTTATTAAAACTAAGTTGGTCAAAGTCAAGATTTGAGGTCCAATGAAGTTCGAGTCCGACGTGCGTGGTTTTATTTTGCGGTTCGTTAGTTGGTTCAATTCGACTACGAGCCCTAAAATCGTCGCGTGCGCCAACCCCTGCAGGCCGAAGCGCGTCATGATCGCGGCCGCCAGGTCGATCCTCCTCTCGCCTTCCCTCCGGGGCGCCGCCTCGAGGGCCGGATCGGCGCGGCCTTCCCTTCTTCGGTCCGTCCCGAAGCAGAGGCGGCCCTCTGCGGCGCTCCGCTTCTTCAGGTGCCCGCAACGTGTGTTctctcttcctttctttctcATCTTTGCGCGAGCTTAGTTTCTTTCGGATTGTTAAGGTCTCCTGTCGAGGCGAGCTTCTGTGTGGAAACGATGCTGCCGATGCACAGTGTCACGGCTTCCGCGTTGATGACGTCGATGCTCGCGATTTCGCGCAGGGGTTGTGGGTGGCTGTCGGAAGGTATACTCCGAACCATTCTTGTCATGGTTGCATTCCCATCTTTATGAAATTTGCTTATCTAACTGAAGCAACTCTGTAATAGGAGTTGGCTTCATCTGCTCTGATGAGGGATGTTATCTTAATTGCTTCACTTGAAACCCACATTTTACTGCAAGATAACCATTAGCCTAGGGCCCTAGAACATCATGTAACTATCTCCATTATAGAAGGGAAAATATTCGATTAACTAGTAAATACTAGGGGGGAAATAGAATTTCCACATAGGAATCACCTAAAGCTAAGATTTTTATAAGTGTAGCTAGTAAAGAGACTTCAAGAAGAAGCAAAATAATAAGAAATGGATCTAGGTAAATACTGATGTTCTCACGTAATCAGGTTGGCATATGTTTTTTGAGTCTCGTGTAAATAGGTTATATCTTTCACAATCTGATTGATTTGGCCAAGTTGCAGTCTGAGGCAATTTTGAGATCATGCGACAAGCATGGATGCCCTTGAGCATGAGTTCGGGATAAATATGTGGATTAGTATTCCAATGGAATTTGAGATGGTATTAGCATAATGGAGTTTCTTATGTAAGTGTTTGGTTTACAATCTTACTGTTAGCCCTACTCTTGagacaaaatttaaaaatatattatccCATGGCAATGCATTCTTTCTGTATTTGTATTCTATAGGTGTCTTATTTATGTTTTAGATGTCAGAGTTATCTTTTAAGTAACACCATCGAGATGTTAGAAAAAATGatctttttttaattataatgctGCTATTGTTGGTGATTTTCTGTTAATTTTGCATAACAGAAAACCCAGAAAGTTATTAATGTGGAGAATTCATGGAGTCTTAACTTGCTATGAACTCAGTTTCTATAAAAAATTCTTACATTAATATCTGGCCAAACTAATCAGATATTTACTATACTGATATCACTTGCATCTTCAATTTATATCAGCTGGCAATGAGGATGTATGACAGTTGACAAGCAGATTGAAGCGGTACTTTGGTCAAAAAAATACCAATACCATTAGACGAAGTTAGCTTTGATTATGGAAGGAGGATAAATTGCAAAACTTGTGAGACATCAGATAGACAGATGATCCAAATATTCAATTGTTTTCCCATGCATTCATTTCTCAATATAATGTCACAGTTCATTTCTGAGCATCAGTCTTATGTTGGTCGAAGTTGTTCGAAAGGTTACTTCTGATGTTGTTTATCCATTTTTCTTGGATTATTTAGCCAAATCTTGTATCACAAGATGTTGCGATACTTGGTTTTGTATTAGCTTATTAAATTATAGTTCGTCAAATTAAAGGCAAATTTTGGTTGGTCATTTCTTCAATTTTGGCAATACTTGTCTTTTATCCTTCTGAGCTAGAGCTTAGATACTTGATTCTGTGTTGTAGATGGATGAATTGTAGATTTGGAATGGCAGCAATGCACGGTGCGGATTCTTCATGGTTGTTTTTCGTAAACAATTAGCAATTGATGCAATGTTCCTCCTGGCCATAATTTTTTGGTTTTTTGCTTCATTTCTTCTTCaactttttatatttaaatataatGCTGCTTTAAAAccatcttctattttttttttaagggaAAGTTTGGCAATTTGAAGACTGCGAAGAACTTCTTCTCGATGAGATGAATTGGATTTGGAGGAGCTTCTGGTAAAAATTGCCAGTGAGAACTGAGATGAAATGCAAGGAAAGATTCAATTCCGTCTGCGATCGACCTTGCACTAGTTTTTCGATCTATTTGCCAAACATGGCTTCGCAAATGTCCTCGAACGCCTGGAGGATCGCCCGGTGGTGCCTGTCGGAGTTCAACTTGAGGTACGAGTGGAGGAGCCGCTCCAGGTCCCGAGCCCTGTTCATTTCGCGCTCCACGATCATCTCCACCATGGAGCTTCTGAAGTCGCCGTAAGGGTCGGTGGACTGCTTGACCACCGCGAACCCTGCTGGATAGTTGCCCTTCGCCGGTGAGACGGAGACCAACGGCCGGAGGCCCTTCCACGTCGACCGCGTCGCGTGCCTTCGTGGCGGGAGTTGTGTGGACTTCATGCTCTGtgtatttttgtttttgttcttGTTCTTGCTGTTGGTGTGGCGGTAGAACTCGGAGGAATCGGAGGAGAAGCTCTTGGACGAGAACAAAGTAGTTCTCGATTCCTCCTCATCGTCGCTGCCGAAGAGATCGAGCTCGTAGTCCGACGAAGAAAGACAGGGGAAGCTTCTTCTTTTCATTCTCGGATCCAAATCTACCTTGCTCCTCTGCTTCATACCTCCATCCGGCTTCcacttcctctcctcctcctcctccgtacCGATCAAGG is drawn from Zingiber officinale cultivar Zhangliang chromosome 1B, Zo_v1.1, whole genome shotgun sequence and contains these coding sequences:
- the LOC122041856 gene encoding transcription repressor OFP7-like, with the protein product MEKSVDRSGSSKLKQRFARMLLGSSCSTAGVAAKSLTPQLPETEVDAGWNQRCKLDQQYWSFPANGRRCRRRIAPVVQVSKNCGGLRSVEASEPLLPLIGTEEEEERKWKPDGGMKQRSKVDLDPRMKRRSFPCLSSSDYELDLFGSDDEEESRTTLFSSKSFSSDSSEFYRHTNSKNKNKNKNTQSMKSTQLPPRRHATRSTWKGLRPLVSVSPAKGNYPAGFAVVKQSTDPYGDFRSSMVEMIVEREMNRARDLERLLHSYLKLNSDRHHRAILQAFEDICEAMFGK
- the LOC121977263 gene encoding epoxide hydrolase 4-like — protein: MVNWVEAQKPLLHWLVHRAGLRQQAIEIEPGTVMCMWVPKHKATNKKAVVPEAAAITKTAFPAAPANAATSASEKPAVVLVHGFATEGIVTWQFQFGALTSQYDVYVPDLFFFGGSTTASADRSPGFQAECLAAALSRLGVERCTAVGFSYGGMVAFKMAERWPSLVTSLVVSGSVFAMTDSIGKATLDQLGFASSSELLMPESIKGLKALLSISMHKKLWFPDFLYRDFLEIMFSNRKERAELLEGLVISNQDAKVPTLDQRILLLWGENDNIFNLELAKKMKEQLGEKATVEIIENAGHLVHVERPCVYNLHLKKFLELVNSEDAKN